Part of the Halomarina litorea genome is shown below.
GTGCTCTCGGGGGCGTACGCCGGCGACAAGCAGTCCCCGCTCTCGGACACGACGAACCTCGCCGCGGCGGTGACCAACACCGACCTCTACGCGCACATCCGGGCGATGCGCGCGAGCACGCTGGTCGCGTTCGGCCTCGCCCTCGTCGCCTACGCTATCCTCGGCCTGCGGGCGGCGGGCGGCGCGGGCGGGAGCGTCGCCGAGATACAGACGGCGCTCGCGGGCACGTACTCCCTCTCGCCGCTGGCGTTCGCCCCGCTCCTCGTCACGTTCGGCCTCGCCTTCCGGCGGTACCCGGCGCTCCCGACGCTCGTCGCGGGCGTCTTCGCGGGCGTCCTCACTACCCTCTTCCTGCAGGGGACGGGGTTCGTCGCCGCGTGGGAGGTGTTCATGTCCGGGACGGCCCCCGAGACGGGGAGCCAACTCGTGGACGGCCTGCTGGCGAGCGGCGGCCTCACCGGGTCGGCGTGGACCATCACCGTCGTCGTCGCCGCCCTCTCACTCGGCGGGTTGCTAGAGAAGGTGGGCGTGCTGGCCGTACTCGCGGACACGCTCGCCCGCTCGGTGCGGAGCGTCGGCGGCCTCGTCGCCGGCACCGGCGCGGCGGCCATCCTCACGAACGTCCTCACTGCCCAGCAGTACATGAGCATCGTCGTCCCCGGGATGACCCTCCGGGACGTCTACGACGAGTACGGCCTCGACACCGAGGACCTCTCCTCGTCCATCGAGGCGGCGGGCACCCCGACGGGCGCGCTCGTCCCGTGGCACGCCGGCGCGGTGTACATGGCCGAGGTGACCGGCGTCACCCCGTGGGACTTCGGGGCGTTGCTGAGCGGGTACGCGCCGTACTACCTCTTCGGCTTCCTCTCGCCGCTGGTGCTGTTCGCCGTCGCGGCCACCGGCGTCGGCCTCCCCACCCCCGGGCCGGGACGCTCGGGGACGCCGGGGAGCGCCGACTGAGGCGCACTCCCTACTGCCTGCGGACCGAGAACTCCCCAAGTTCGTAGCCGAGCGTCAGCGACCCGAGCAGGGCGATGCCGATGGCCCCGAACTCGAGTGCCGACCGGAAGACGGCGTCGAACGCCGCGTCCGTGGTCTGTCGCCCGACGTCGAGCAGTGCCCCGGCCGTCGGCGCGGGCACCGAGAGCGCCTCGTAGGAGGGCGCGAACGTCGAGGTGAGCAGGACGGACACCGCCACCACCGCAAGCAGGACGGCGAGTTCGAGCCGCACCGCGCGGACGAGCGACGCCACCGCGTCCCCCTCGCCGTGGAGCGCCGCGAACACCGCAAGCCCCGGGAGCGCGCCGCCCTCGCGGCCCGCGTGCTGGAGGTGCTGGTGGACGACGAAGCGGTTGAACCCGCCGAGACCCGCCGCGCCGAGGACGAGGAGGACCTTCAGCGAGAGCGCGAGACCGTACGGCGTCGTCACCAGCGCGACGGCCGAGGGGACGTGCCAGGTGACGATGAGCACGCCCGTGACGAACGCGACGGTGACGGCCGCGACGGCGAGCAGCGAGAACCGGCGGACGAGCGCCGCCGCGACGCTCGCCGCGTCGTCGCCCCCTTCCCCCGGGACGAGTCGCGGCAGCGCCGCGAGCACGCCCAGACCGCCGACCCAGACGGCCGCACTGAGCATGTGCAGGAACTTCACGCTGATGGCGAGGGCGGCGCTGTCGACGGCCGACGAGTAGCGCGTCCAGCAGAACGCGAGGAGCATCGCCGACCCGCCGACGAGGACCGTACAGAGCCACCGGCGGCGCGAGAGCGCGTCCGGGGCGCTCCGCCGGGCCACGGTGACGGCGATGAGGCCGACGCCGACGGCGGTGAGCGCCACCCACGCCCCTCCGGCGGCGGTGCCGACCGACCACCCGCCGAGCGCGCCGATGCCGCCCGCGCGGACGGCGGCGAGGCCGGCGCCCGACGCGAGGGCGACCAGCAGCGTCCAGACGAGGGCCCCCCGCGCCACGCGGGCGGCGGGGGCCGTATCCAGCCCCCGGCGGGCCAGTTCGGGGAAGACGGCGAACCCGAAGACCGGGGGCGCGCCGACGAGGACCATGAGCGCAGTGACGAGGACGCCGCGCAGGAGGGGTTCGACGGGCGTCACTCTCGACGCACCTCCGGTACCGCGTCTGGCTGCGCTCCCACTCTGCCTCCCGCGGGCGGGACGTGGCCGGACCGGCGGTCCGTCGGCGACCCGACGGACCCGCCGGACTCTGTGTGTCGACTCGTGTGCATACAGGTTCCACACGGCGGTCGCGAGCCCTTACTGTTCCTCGCAACACCGCTCTCCGGGCCGTGTGCGCGTCGTCCGCCGGCGGATCAGTGTCGGCGGGCGAACGCCGTCCGAGCGGCTCGGACAGGCACGGCTCGGGGACTGTCGTCGGCGAAGACAGGCGACCGACCGGCCCTCACCGGGTCGACGTCGGGCGCTGGACGACCGGGTCGGGGGTGTCGACGGTGGCGGCGCAGGCGGTGGGGAGTTCGATGTCGAAGACCGTGCCGGACGGCTCGTTGTCCCTGACGCGGATGTCGCCCCCGTAGCGGGTCACGAGCACGCGGGCGATGACGAGGCCGATGCCGTGGCCGTCGCGACCCACGTCGGCCTCGGTGACGCGGAACAGGCGGTCGCGCTGCTCCGGGGGGATGCCGGGGCCGTCGTCGGCGATGGAGACGGTGACCGTCTCGCCGTCGGGGGCCAGATCGGCGTCGACGGTGACGTGTGCGACGCCCTCGTTGTGCTGGACGGCGTTGTAGAGGACGTTCTCGAACACCTCCGAGAGCAGGTCGTCGCCGCAGACCGAGACGCCCGCGGGCACGTCGGTCTCGACGACGACGTCGTCGAACGCGACCCGGAGTCCCTCGACCTGCCGGTCGAGGATGGACGCGAGGTCGACGGGTCCGAACTGGGCGTCGCGCTGTTCGCTCGCGACGTGGGTGAGCGTGCTGACGTCCCGGATGAGGTCGACGACGTCCTCGCTACAGCGGTGGATGGCGTCGAGGTGGCCGCGCCCCTCGTCGGACACCTCGTTCCGGAGCGAGTCCGCTCGCCCGAGGACGACGTTCATCCCGTTGAGGACGTTGTGGCGCAGCAGGTGGTTGAGAAAGGACATCCGTTCGCGCTCGCGGGTGAGCTTGCGGCGTTCCTCGACGAGCGCCGCCCGACGGCGCTTGCTCTGTGCGTCGTAGACGCCGATGACGAACCCGGTGACGCTGCCGACGATGGCCGTGTTCGTCAGGACGAACGTGGTGTGGTGGAACGTCTCGCCGCGGATGAGCTGGTGGCCGATGACCCACACCGTCACGAGCAACATCCCGATGGTCCCGACGACGACCCACGAGAGGATGCGGAAGGTCCCCTCGGGGTCGAACCCGCTGCGCGCGAGCCAGCCCCCCGCGACCACCAGGAGGCAGGCGAGGGCCAGCGGGACGCCCGCCTCGAGGGTCATCCCGATGGTGGTGTCCATCTGCGAGACGTGTTCGAGTTCGACGGCGGCCATCGCGACGCCCAGCCCGCTGATGAGCGCCGGGGCGACGCCGGGGTGCCGGGCGGCGAAGCGGTCAGTCATCCTTCCGGGGCGAGCGCAGGTGGTGTGCGAGCCGCCGGAACACCGTCGACCCCTCCTCGCGCCCGCGCCAGCGTGACCCCGCGTGGTCGACGTACTCGCGCAGCGAGTCGAGCACCGAGACCAGCTGGTCGTACTCCTCGCTGGCCGCGAGGCGTTCGGAGGGGACCTCCTCTTCGAGCAGCGAGCGCTTCTCGGTGAGCGCGTGGTACTGCCGGTAGGACTCGGTGTAGGTCCCGCGCGTGAGGAGGCTCTCGACGACGTGGTAGAGGTCGCCCTTCCTGACGGGCTTCGTGAGGTACTCGTCGAAGGCCATGTCGACGATGTCGAGGTCCGGTTCGACAGCCGTCACGAGGGCGACCCGGCAGTCGATACCCTCGTCGACGAGCCGTGCCAGCACCTCGTCGCCGGAGCAGTCGGGCATGAGGCGGTCGAGCAACACGACGTCCACCTCGTCGCCGAGGAGCGCCAGCGCCTCGTCGCCGTCGTAGGCCGTGAGGACCGTGTACGTCTCGGTGAGCCACTCGGAGTACATGTCCGCGAGTTCCTCGTTGTCCTCGACGACGAGGACGGTCGGTCGCTCCGGGGTCATGGCTCCCGAACGACCTCCATCGAGACGACCGACGAGTCGGCGTGGTACTGGTCCCACGTCCTCTCGGCCCACTCCAGTGCGTCCTCGGTGTCGTTGACGACGAACCCGCGCAGGTCGCCCTTCGAGTCGTACACGAGGACCCCCACCTGCGTGGTCGGGTCGTCGGAGAAGACGAGACCGAACGGGAGCCACTCCTCGGTGCGGCGGGCCACGAGGTTCCCCGTCCGGAGGACGTCCTCGAAGGCCTCGCGCTGGTGGGTGACGAGCCACTCGACGACCGGCCGCGTCATGACGAGGTCCGCGACCAGTTCGTCGACCGTCAGCCGTTCGTGGAACATCTCGATGTAGCTCGGCAGGACGACGGGGGTCATCCCGTAGAGCGTGTCGGCCTCCTCGAGCATCGCCTCCAGCGCGCGCAGCGGGTGGTGGGGGGCGTGTCGCTCGGCGTAGATGACCTCCGCGCCGCGCAGGACGGCCACGTCGAGGTCGCAGTCGGCGGCGAGTTCAGAGAGCAGCGGCCCCTTCGTACAGACCGCGTCGACGTTCGTCCGGAACTGGTCGTACTGGTCGAGCAACAGCGTTCCGAGGAGACTGAGCCGGTAGCCCCGGTCAGTCCGTTCGACCAGTCGGAGCCCCTCCAGTTCGCGGATGCCCTTGTACGCCGTCGAGCGGGAGATGTCGAGTTCCTCCTGCAACACCGGTCGGTGGACCGGCCCGTCGACCATCGCCATGAGGAAGTCGAAGCGCCGGGCGACGATGTCGATGGCCTCCCTCGGGTCGACTGACGCCTCCGGACTGGTCGCGCCGTCGTCTCCCCCCGACGGGTCGGGGGTGCCCGCCCCATCGATACGGTCCCACGGATTCGTCCGTTCCCCGGTTCCTTCCATCGTGATTAGCAGGGTTGTGTTCCCGACGACCATAAATATGATTGCTAGTAATAAACTCTAGAATCTCACGCTCGCGCGCACGGGACGTGTACAATTCCCCACCGAAGAACCCGAACACTGCCCGTTCGGGACACGTCCGAGCGCGCGAGACGTGTCCGAGCGTGCGAACGACGTCCGCCGTCATGACAGCCGTCCGGGGTGCCGAGACGCGTCCAGTCGATCCGATTGTTTCTCCGCCGCGAAAGTAAGAACATCTCCGACCCGACGGGGAGGTGAGGGGCGCAGACAGTGGGATGGCTGGCCCCGACGAACACGTATGAACGCAACTCGCGACCGGACAACCGACCGTATCGAACCGACCGACGAAGCCAGTGGTGAGGAGGTGAGCGCGCGTGTCGAGTAAGACCTCAAGCGCGACGAACTTCGCCCACGAGGCCGCCACGAACGTCTCCAGCGTCACCACCGCCGCGGTGGTGGCCCTCCGCGTCGTCCTCGGGTGGTCGTTCTTCTACTCGGGGGTGACCAAGGTCATGGACCCGACCTGGACGGCCTCCGGGTACCTCCAGAACGCCGTGGCCCCCACGAACCCCTTCGCGTCCGTGTGGCCGATGCTGGCGAGCGTGCCCCTCATCGACGTGCTGGTCCAGTGGGGCCTGCTGCTGACGGGCCTCGGGCTGATGGTCGGCGGACTGGTCCGCTGGAACGCCTTTTGGGCGTCGTTCATGATGCTGATGTTCTGGGCGAGCAGTCTCCCGCTCGAACGGGCGATTCTCGTCGACAACCACATCATCTACATCGCCGCACTCGCCGGGCTGGCGGCGCTCGGTGCGGGCCGCGTCGCCGGCGTGGACGCCTTCATCGAGTCTTCGAGCCTCGTCGAGCGCTATCCGCGGTTGCGGTACCTCCTCGGCTGACCACACGTCCCTTTCTCCCGCCGACGGTGGGCACGAAGCGTCGTCTTTATGCGGACGAATCCGGTTCGCTCGTACGAGAGCTATCCATGAGCGACCAAGACACCGACCCGCCGGCGGACCTCGACCCCGGTATCGGCGGCGACACGCCCGAGTTGACGTTCCGTGGGGGGCGACTGGTGAGCGCGCTCCCCATCGCCCTGTTCATCGTCTGGGCCATCTTCCAGTCCGGCGTCCTGCGCGTGGGCGACACCTCCGGCCTCGTCGCCGGGATGCTCGTCTCGCTCACCGTCGGGATGCTGTTCGTGAAGGGTAACTGGAAGCAGTACGCGGACGTCATCTTCGAGGGGATGACCCAGCGCGTCGCGGCGACGGCCATCGTCGCGTGGCTCTGGGCCGGCATGTTCGCCGCCACCATCCGCGCGGGCGGGTTCGTCGGCGGCCTCGTCTGGGCCGCGGACACCTTCAACGTCGGCGCGGCACTGTTCCCCGCCGCCACCTTCCTGCTCGCGGGGCTGCTCGCGACGGGCATCGGCACCGGCTACGGGACCACCGTCGCGTTCTCCGCGCTGTTCTTCCCCGCCGGGGTGGCCCTCGGCGCGGACCCCGTCCTCCTGTTTGGGGCCATCCTCTCGGGGGCCGTCTTCGGCGACAACCTCGCGCCCGTCTCGGACACGACCATCGTGAGCGCCGTCACGCAGGACTCCGACATCGGCGGCGTCGTCGCCTCACGGCTCAAGTACGCGCTCGTCGCGGCGAGCCTCGCACTCGTCGCCTACCTCGTCGCGGGGAGCGCCCTCGCCGGCGAACCCCTGCAGGGCGCCGGCGGCCTCCTCGTCGAGGAGGCCGACCCGTTCGGTCTGGTCCACGTCATCTCGATGTTCGTCGTCATCGTCACCGCCGTGGCGGGACGGCACATCATCGAGGCCATCTCGTGGGGCCTCATCG
Proteins encoded:
- a CDS encoding Na+/H+ antiporter NhaC family protein translates to MGTLDITPLSLEDVAPEHRPSVGMALLPVLAVVLFLGVGSAVLGLDPHVPLLWSIVAVGLLARYGLDRSWEAIGDGLARGLLMGRQALFIIFVIYALIATWVSAGTIPALMYYGLELLSPAVYLPVAALLAFTVAFSIGSSWTTVGTLGVAFVGIGAGLGIPAPMTVGAVLSGAYAGDKQSPLSDTTNLAAAVTNTDLYAHIRAMRASTLVAFGLALVAYAILGLRAAGGAGGSVAEIQTALAGTYSLSPLAFAPLLVTFGLAFRRYPALPTLVAGVFAGVLTTLFLQGTGFVAAWEVFMSGTAPETGSQLVDGLLASGGLTGSAWTITVVVAALSLGGLLEKVGVLAVLADTLARSVRSVGGLVAGTGAAAILTNVLTAQQYMSIVVPGMTLRDVYDEYGLDTEDLSSSIEAAGTPTGALVPWHAGAVYMAEVTGVTPWDFGALLSGYAPYYLFGFLSPLVLFAVAATGVGLPTPGPGRSGTPGSAD
- a CDS encoding sensor histidine kinase, which produces MTDRFAARHPGVAPALISGLGVAMAAVELEHVSQMDTTIGMTLEAGVPLALACLLVVAGGWLARSGFDPEGTFRILSWVVVGTIGMLLVTVWVIGHQLIRGETFHHTTFVLTNTAIVGSVTGFVIGVYDAQSKRRRAALVEERRKLTRERERMSFLNHLLRHNVLNGMNVVLGRADSLRNEVSDEGRGHLDAIHRCSEDVVDLIRDVSTLTHVASEQRDAQFGPVDLASILDRQVEGLRVAFDDVVVETDVPAGVSVCGDDLLSEVFENVLYNAVQHNEGVAHVTVDADLAPDGETVTVSIADDGPGIPPEQRDRLFRVTEADVGRDGHGIGLVIARVLVTRYGGDIRVRDNEPSGTVFDIELPTACAATVDTPDPVVQRPTSTR
- a CDS encoding helix-turn-helix transcriptional regulator; amino-acid sequence: MVVGNTTLLITMEGTGERTNPWDRIDGAGTPDPSGGDDGATSPEASVDPREAIDIVARRFDFLMAMVDGPVHRPVLQEELDISRSTAYKGIRELEGLRLVERTDRGYRLSLLGTLLLDQYDQFRTNVDAVCTKGPLLSELAADCDLDVAVLRGAEVIYAERHAPHHPLRALEAMLEEADTLYGMTPVVLPSYIEMFHERLTVDELVADLVMTRPVVEWLVTHQREAFEDVLRTGNLVARRTEEWLPFGLVFSDDPTTQVGVLVYDSKGDLRGFVVNDTEDALEWAERTWDQYHADSSVVSMEVVREP
- a CDS encoding Na+/H+ antiporter NhaC family protein — encoded protein: MSDQDTDPPADLDPGIGGDTPELTFRGGRLVSALPIALFIVWAIFQSGVLRVGDTSGLVAGMLVSLTVGMLFVKGNWKQYADVIFEGMTQRVAATAIVAWLWAGMFAATIRAGGFVGGLVWAADTFNVGAALFPAATFLLAGLLATGIGTGYGTTVAFSALFFPAGVALGADPVLLFGAILSGAVFGDNLAPVSDTTIVSAVTQDSDIGGVVASRLKYALVAASLALVAYLVAGSALAGEPLQGAGGLLVEEADPFGLVHVISMFVVIVTAVAGRHIIEAISWGLIVAFVFNVVLDALPVDAGAPVSDMIVFYVSEGSGFTGLPFVVVPENADLVGTAGGSLYSGAVGFFPLIVLTLLIVAGAQVMIRGGGFAAIQDFLLNRVATGVRRAELTMVLGTAMVNAMITINTAAEIAIAPYIARIGQRFNINGYRRANILDANTSALGYIFPWAGGVLVGYTQIQDLPDTFQWFSESMVVSPVEVWPFVFHGWFLFFVFVFAAVTGFGLEYVPDRESEEVSRV
- a CDS encoding CopD family protein is translated as MTPVEPLLRGVLVTALMVLVGAPPVFGFAVFPELARRGLDTAPAARVARGALVWTLLVALASGAGLAAVRAGGIGALGGWSVGTAAGGAWVALTAVGVGLIAVTVARRSAPDALSRRRWLCTVLVGGSAMLLAFCWTRYSSAVDSAALAISVKFLHMLSAAVWVGGLGVLAALPRLVPGEGGDDAASVAAALVRRFSLLAVAAVTVAFVTGVLIVTWHVPSAVALVTTPYGLALSLKVLLVLGAAGLGGFNRFVVHQHLQHAGREGGALPGLAVFAALHGEGDAVASLVRAVRLELAVLLAVVAVSVLLTSTFAPSYEALSVPAPTAGALLDVGRQTTDAAFDAVFRSALEFGAIGIALLGSLTLGYELGEFSVRRQ
- a CDS encoding response regulator, whose protein sequence is MTPERPTVLVVEDNEELADMYSEWLTETYTVLTAYDGDEALALLGDEVDVVLLDRLMPDCSGDEVLARLVDEGIDCRVALVTAVEPDLDIVDMAFDEYLTKPVRKGDLYHVVESLLTRGTYTESYRQYHALTEKRSLLEEEVPSERLAASEEYDQLVSVLDSLREYVDHAGSRWRGREEGSTVFRRLAHHLRSPRKDD
- a CDS encoding DoxX family membrane protein; its protein translation is MSSKTSSATNFAHEAATNVSSVTTAAVVALRVVLGWSFFYSGVTKVMDPTWTASGYLQNAVAPTNPFASVWPMLASVPLIDVLVQWGLLLTGLGLMVGGLVRWNAFWASFMMLMFWASSLPLERAILVDNHIIYIAALAGLAALGAGRVAGVDAFIESSSLVERYPRLRYLLG